The Amycolatopsis mongoliensis genome includes a window with the following:
- the purU gene encoding formyltetrahydrofolate deformylase gives MTFTLTLKCPERSGIVHAVTTFLVGQGCDIVEHQQFDDDVRGSLFLRTSFTAPEPTTADDLRRDFAPVAGDFGMEFGFADGTPDRLLVMVSKFGHCLNDLLFRWRAGGLGADIAVVVSNHEDLRPMAEAAGVPFEYVPVTPETKPEAEQRLLDLVGEYQADLVVLARYMQVLSNELCQKLEGRAINIHHSFLPGFKGAKPYHQAYDRGVKYVGATAHYVTPDLDEGPIIEQEVQRVDHTYSPRELVTVGRDAEALALSRAVRWHCERRVLLNGNSTVVFR, from the coding sequence ATGACCTTCACCCTGACCCTGAAGTGCCCCGAACGCTCGGGCATCGTGCACGCCGTCACGACGTTCCTCGTCGGGCAGGGCTGCGACATCGTCGAGCACCAGCAGTTCGACGACGACGTCCGCGGCTCGCTGTTCCTCCGCACGTCGTTCACCGCCCCCGAACCGACCACAGCGGACGATCTGCGCCGCGACTTCGCGCCGGTGGCGGGCGACTTCGGGATGGAGTTCGGGTTCGCCGACGGCACCCCGGACCGCCTGCTGGTGATGGTCTCGAAGTTCGGGCACTGCCTCAACGACCTGCTCTTCCGCTGGCGCGCGGGCGGCCTCGGCGCGGACATCGCCGTGGTCGTGTCGAACCACGAGGACCTGCGGCCGATGGCGGAGGCGGCCGGCGTGCCGTTCGAGTACGTCCCGGTCACGCCGGAGACCAAGCCGGAGGCCGAGCAGCGGCTGCTCGACCTGGTCGGGGAGTACCAGGCCGATCTCGTCGTGCTCGCGCGGTACATGCAGGTGCTGTCCAACGAGCTGTGCCAGAAGCTCGAAGGCCGCGCGATCAACATCCACCACTCGTTCCTGCCCGGGTTCAAGGGCGCCAAGCCCTACCACCAGGCCTACGACCGCGGCGTCAAGTACGTGGGCGCGACCGCGCACTACGTCACGCCCGACCTCGACGAGGGCCCGATCATCGAGCAGGAGGTCCAGCGCGTCGACCACACCTACTCGCCGCGTGAGCTGGTGACCGTCGGCCGCGACGCCGAAGCCCTCGCCCTGTCCCGCGCGGTCCGCTGGCACTGCGAACGCCGCGTCCTGCTCAACGGCAACAGCACTGTCGTCTTCCGATAG
- a CDS encoding sarcosine oxidase subunit beta family protein yields the protein MTDLPDHPDFLWADPEPKKAYDVIVVGGGGHGLATAYYLAKVHGITNVAVLEKGWLAGGNMARNTTIIRSNYLWDESSGIYEHSLKLWEGLEEDLGYPILFSQRGVLNLAHSLQDVRDSVRRVEANKLNGIDAEWVDADGVKEICPIVNTSPDVRYPVLGATFQPRAGIAKHDYVAWGFARAAHERGVDLIQNCEVTGISTTDGRVTGVETSRGRIAAGKVALCAAGHSSVLARMVGLDLPLMSHPLQALVSELLEPIHPTVVMSNAVHVYVSQAHKGELVMGAGIDSYNGYGQRGSFHIIEQQMAAALELFPVFARAHLLRTWAGIVDVSPDASPIIGLTPVENLFLNCGWGTGGFKATPGVGDVFAATIARGKPHEYAEPFSLDRFTTGALVDEHGAAAVAH from the coding sequence ATGACCGACCTGCCGGACCACCCCGACTTCCTCTGGGCCGACCCGGAGCCGAAGAAGGCCTACGACGTGATCGTCGTGGGCGGCGGCGGGCACGGCCTCGCCACCGCCTACTACCTGGCCAAGGTGCACGGCATCACCAACGTCGCCGTGCTGGAGAAGGGCTGGCTCGCGGGCGGCAACATGGCCCGCAACACCACGATCATCCGCTCCAACTACCTCTGGGACGAGAGCTCCGGTATCTACGAGCACTCCCTCAAGCTGTGGGAAGGCCTCGAAGAGGACCTCGGCTACCCGATCCTGTTCAGCCAGCGCGGGGTGCTGAACCTGGCGCACAGCCTGCAGGACGTCCGCGACAGCGTCCGCCGCGTCGAGGCCAACAAGCTCAACGGCATCGACGCCGAATGGGTGGACGCCGACGGCGTCAAGGAGATCTGCCCGATCGTCAACACCTCGCCGGACGTCCGCTACCCGGTGCTCGGCGCGACCTTCCAGCCGCGCGCCGGCATCGCGAAGCACGACTACGTGGCCTGGGGCTTCGCCCGCGCCGCGCACGAGCGGGGCGTCGACCTCATCCAGAACTGCGAGGTCACCGGCATCTCCACCACGGACGGGCGGGTCACCGGCGTCGAGACGTCGAGGGGCCGGATCGCCGCGGGCAAGGTCGCGCTGTGCGCTGCCGGGCACTCTTCGGTGCTGGCCCGCATGGTGGGGCTCGACCTGCCGCTGATGTCGCATCCGTTGCAGGCGCTGGTGTCCGAGCTGCTGGAGCCGATCCACCCGACGGTCGTCATGTCGAACGCCGTGCACGTCTACGTTTCCCAGGCGCACAAGGGCGAGCTGGTCATGGGCGCGGGCATCGACAGCTACAACGGCTACGGCCAGCGCGGCTCGTTCCACATCATCGAGCAGCAGATGGCCGCCGCGCTGGAGCTGTTCCCGGTGTTCGCACGGGCGCACCTGCTGCGGACGTGGGCGGGCATCGTCGACGTCAGCCCGGACGCGTCGCCGATCATCGGCCTGACCCCGGTCGAGAACCTGTTCCTCAACTGCGGCTGGGGCACCGGCGGCTTCAAGGCCACGCCCGGAGTCGGTGACGTCTTCGCGGCCACCATCGCGCGGGGCAAGCCGCACGAGTACGCCGAGCCGTTCAGCTTGGACCGGTTCACCACCGGTGCCCTCGTCGACGAGCACGGCGCCGCCGCCGTGGCCCACTAG
- a CDS encoding sarcosine oxidase subunit delta → MQLIPCPWCGPREEAEFHYGGQAHVAYPSDPSALSDEEWAKFVFFRANPSGPFAERWSHSAGCRRWFNAVRDTRTHDLLAVYRLDEPKPVIP, encoded by the coding sequence GTGCAACTCATTCCCTGCCCGTGGTGCGGGCCGCGCGAAGAGGCCGAGTTCCACTACGGCGGCCAAGCCCACGTCGCCTACCCGTCGGATCCGTCGGCGTTGTCGGACGAGGAGTGGGCGAAGTTCGTCTTCTTCCGCGCCAACCCGAGCGGGCCGTTCGCCGAGCGCTGGAGCCACTCCGCGGGGTGCCGCCGGTGGTTCAACGCCGTCCGCGACACCCGCACCCACGACCTCCTGGCGGTCTACCGCCTCGACGAGCCGAAGCCGGTGATCCCGTGA
- a CDS encoding GntR family transcriptional regulator, with translation MHPQVNPPSLAEQAYLFIRDQLVMLDIRPGSPINEEWLGSTLGMGRTPIREALKRLESERLVVAYPRRGTFATDVHISDLAHISEVRRTLEPMATATAAERATTADRATLTELRAQLDAGVPTGDNAELLRTDLALHRAIYRCVHNPFLEDTLIRYDNLATRIWCVFVPRLSGMAGHVDEHVPLLTAIIEGDAEKAAALTLEHVTGFEAAIRALI, from the coding sequence GTGCATCCCCAGGTCAATCCCCCCTCACTCGCGGAGCAGGCGTACCTGTTCATCCGCGACCAGCTCGTCATGCTCGACATCCGGCCCGGCTCCCCCATCAACGAGGAGTGGCTCGGCAGCACGCTCGGCATGGGCCGCACGCCGATCCGCGAAGCGCTGAAGCGCCTCGAGTCCGAACGACTGGTCGTCGCCTACCCGCGGCGGGGGACGTTCGCCACCGACGTCCACATCTCCGACCTCGCGCACATCTCCGAGGTGCGGCGGACGCTGGAGCCGATGGCCACGGCCACCGCGGCCGAGCGCGCGACCACGGCCGACCGGGCGACGCTGACCGAACTGCGCGCCCAGCTCGACGCCGGGGTCCCCACCGGGGACAACGCCGAGCTGCTGCGCACCGACCTCGCCCTGCACCGGGCGATCTACCGGTGCGTGCACAACCCGTTCCTCGAAGACACGCTGATCCGGTACGACAACCTCGCGACCCGGATCTGGTGCGTGTTCGTGCCCCGGCTGTCCGGGATGGCCGGCCACGTCGACGAACACGTCCCGCTCCTCACCGCGATCATCGAGGGCGACGCCGAGAAGGCGGCCGCGTTGACGCTCGAGCACGTCACCGGGTTCGAGGCCGCCATCCGGGCGTTGATCTAG
- a CDS encoding aromatic ring-hydroxylating oxygenase subunit alpha, with protein MTTTDLPPSLLATLPGSSYTDPAVFALEQAKIFEADWFCAVRSADLAGPGSFETVQIGKESVLVSRGRDGKLNAFLNVCRHRGARLCTDDSGTVKRAFQCPYHAWTYGLDGKLVAAPNLTGMPDVDRTEFGLTRLHLREWLGYAWVCLADEPPSFEDTVVGAVTERLGNAEVIDAYGIEGLALGKRIEYDVKANWKQIIENFMECYHCATIHPELTEVLPEFADGYAAQYYVGHGAEFGGEIQGFTIDGSAGVDRLPGVTEAQDRKYYAITIKPGVFVNLVPDHVIFHRMFPLAPDRTLVRCDWLYLPEVVESGRDLSRSVELFHRVNLQDFEACERCQLAMDSRSYANGGVLVPSEHHIGAFHDWVRARLS; from the coding sequence GTGACCACTACCGATCTCCCGCCGAGCCTGCTGGCCACGCTGCCGGGCTCGTCCTACACCGATCCGGCGGTCTTCGCGCTGGAGCAGGCGAAGATCTTCGAGGCCGACTGGTTCTGCGCCGTGCGCAGCGCCGACCTCGCCGGGCCCGGCTCGTTCGAGACCGTGCAGATCGGCAAGGAGAGCGTCCTCGTCTCGCGGGGCCGGGACGGGAAGCTGAACGCGTTCCTCAACGTCTGCCGCCACCGCGGCGCCCGGCTCTGCACCGACGACTCCGGCACCGTCAAGCGCGCCTTCCAGTGCCCGTACCACGCCTGGACGTACGGCCTCGACGGCAAGCTCGTCGCCGCGCCCAACCTCACCGGGATGCCGGACGTCGACCGGACCGAGTTCGGCCTCACCAGGCTGCACCTGCGCGAGTGGCTCGGCTACGCCTGGGTCTGCCTGGCCGACGAGCCGCCGTCGTTCGAAGACACGGTCGTCGGCGCGGTCACCGAACGCCTCGGCAACGCCGAAGTGATCGACGCCTACGGCATCGAGGGCCTGGCTCTGGGCAAGCGCATCGAGTACGACGTGAAGGCGAACTGGAAGCAGATCATCGAGAACTTCATGGAGTGCTACCACTGCGCGACGATCCACCCGGAGCTCACCGAGGTCCTCCCGGAGTTCGCCGACGGGTACGCCGCGCAGTACTACGTCGGTCACGGCGCCGAGTTCGGCGGCGAGATCCAGGGCTTCACCATCGACGGCAGCGCAGGCGTCGACCGGCTCCCCGGCGTCACCGAGGCCCAGGACCGCAAGTACTACGCCATCACCATCAAGCCGGGTGTGTTCGTCAACCTCGTCCCGGACCACGTGATCTTCCACCGCATGTTCCCGCTGGCCCCCGACCGGACGCTGGTGCGCTGCGACTGGCTGTACCTGCCCGAGGTCGTCGAGTCGGGCCGGGACCTGAGCCGTTCGGTCGAGCTGTTCCACCGCGTCAACCTGCAGGACTTCGAAGCCTGCGAACGCTGCCAGCTCGCCATGGACTCGCGCTCGTACGCCAACGGCGGTGTCCTCGTGCCCAGCGAGCACCACATCGGCGCGTTCCACGACTGGGTCCGCGCCCGCTTGTCGTGA
- a CDS encoding aldehyde dehydrogenase family protein — protein sequence MKDLHIDGIWADASAGTHSDVLNPSTGEVIATVAEAGREEVDAAVRAAERAFDQGPWRRTTAAERGTLLRRTADLLVRDREELARTESLDTGKTLDEGRIDIDDVTNVFRYYADLAGKDAGRVVDAGSATVVSRIVHEPVGVCALIAPWNYPLLQMSWKVAPALAAGNTVVLKPSEVTPLTTIKLVALLEEAGAPHGVVNLLLGPGHVGAAMVEHPAVDLVSFTGGYATGEKIMTAAAKGVRRVALELGGKNPNVVFADTDYDTALDYALMAAFVHSGQVCSAGARLIVQDEIHDRFVADLAARADRIRVGDGLDPATETGPLVSAQHRAKVERYIEDAIEAGATLRAGGGRPEGPQYESGFFLRPTVFSDCTRDMAIVREEVFGPVVTVERFTEEADAIALANDTEYGLAGAVWTSDASRAQRVAGALRHGTVWINDYHPYLPQAEWGGFGRSGIGRELGPSGLAEYQESKHVYQNIDPVPQHWFKG from the coding sequence GTGAAGGACCTCCACATCGACGGGATCTGGGCGGACGCGTCCGCCGGGACACACTCCGACGTGCTGAACCCCTCGACCGGCGAAGTCATCGCGACCGTCGCCGAAGCGGGCCGCGAGGAGGTCGACGCCGCGGTCAGAGCCGCCGAAAGGGCCTTCGACCAGGGTCCGTGGCGCAGGACCACAGCCGCCGAGCGCGGCACGCTGCTGCGCAGGACGGCCGACCTGCTCGTCCGCGACCGCGAAGAACTGGCCCGCACCGAGAGCCTCGACACCGGCAAGACGCTCGACGAAGGCCGCATCGACATCGACGACGTCACGAACGTCTTCCGCTACTACGCCGACCTCGCCGGAAAGGACGCCGGACGCGTGGTCGACGCGGGGAGCGCGACCGTCGTCAGCCGGATCGTGCACGAGCCGGTCGGTGTCTGCGCCCTGATCGCGCCGTGGAACTACCCGCTGCTCCAGATGTCCTGGAAGGTCGCGCCGGCCCTGGCCGCGGGCAACACCGTCGTGCTCAAGCCCAGCGAGGTCACGCCACTGACCACGATCAAGCTGGTCGCCCTCCTCGAAGAGGCCGGCGCGCCGCACGGCGTCGTCAACCTGCTGCTCGGGCCGGGCCACGTCGGCGCGGCGATGGTCGAGCACCCGGCCGTCGACCTCGTCTCCTTCACCGGCGGCTACGCGACCGGCGAGAAGATCATGACGGCCGCCGCGAAGGGCGTCCGCCGGGTCGCCCTCGAACTCGGCGGCAAGAACCCGAACGTGGTCTTCGCCGACACCGACTACGACACCGCCCTCGACTACGCGCTGATGGCCGCGTTCGTCCATTCGGGACAGGTCTGCTCAGCGGGCGCGCGCTTGATCGTCCAGGATGAGATCCATGACCGGTTCGTCGCGGACCTCGCGGCGCGCGCCGACCGGATCCGGGTCGGCGACGGCCTCGATCCCGCCACCGAGACGGGCCCGCTCGTCTCGGCGCAGCACCGCGCCAAGGTCGAGCGCTACATCGAAGACGCGATCGAAGCGGGCGCGACGCTCCGGGCGGGCGGCGGACGCCCGGAGGGACCGCAGTACGAAAGCGGTTTCTTCCTCCGGCCGACCGTGTTCAGCGACTGCACCAGGGACATGGCGATCGTCCGGGAAGAGGTCTTCGGCCCGGTCGTCACCGTGGAACGCTTCACCGAAGAGGCCGACGCGATCGCGCTGGCCAACGACACCGAGTACGGGCTCGCCGGGGCCGTGTGGACGTCGGACGCGTCCCGCGCCCAGCGGGTCGCCGGGGCCCTGCGCCACGGCACCGTGTGGATCAACGACTACCACCCCTACCTGCCGCAGGCGGAGTGGGGCGGGTTCGGCCGGTCCGGCATCGGCCGCGAGCTCGGGCCGTCCGGGCTGGCGGAGTACCAGGAGAGCAAGCACGTCTACCAGAACATCGATCCCGTTCCGCAGCACTGGTTCAAGGGCTGA
- the glyA gene encoding serine hydroxymethyltransferase: protein MTSTIDPVLNRSLADYDPAVAAAIDAELHRQQSMLEMIASENFAPLSVLQAQGSVLTNKYAEGYPGRRYYGGCEHVDVLERLAIDRVKALFGAGFANVQPHSGAQANAAAMAALVKPDDKILGLSLAHGGHLTHGMRINFSGLLYDVAAYEVSEKDFRVDMAEVERLAKEHRPKLIIAGWSAYPRQLDFARFRAIADEVGAYLLVDMAHFAGLVATGLHPSPVPHAHVTTTTTHKTLGGPRGGVILTNDPALAKKVNSAVFPGQQGGPLEHVIAAKAVAFKMASEPEFAERQQRTLRGAKLLAERLVREDDISVLTGGTDVHLVLVDLRDSELDGKQAEDRLHDVGITVNRNAVPFDPRPPMVTSGLRIGTPALATRGFGDAEFREAADVIAEALRPGFDAVKLRTRVTALAEAFPLYPKEEVR, encoded by the coding sequence ATGACCTCGACGATCGACCCAGTGCTCAACCGCTCCCTGGCCGACTACGACCCGGCGGTCGCCGCGGCGATCGACGCCGAGCTGCACCGGCAGCAGTCGATGCTGGAGATGATCGCTTCCGAGAACTTCGCCCCGCTGAGCGTGTTGCAGGCGCAGGGCTCGGTGCTCACGAACAAGTACGCCGAGGGCTACCCCGGCCGTCGCTACTACGGCGGCTGCGAGCACGTCGACGTCCTCGAGCGGCTCGCCATCGACCGCGTCAAGGCGCTGTTCGGCGCGGGGTTCGCCAACGTCCAGCCGCACTCGGGTGCCCAGGCCAACGCCGCCGCGATGGCCGCGCTCGTCAAGCCCGATGACAAGATCCTCGGCCTGTCGCTCGCCCACGGCGGCCACCTGACGCACGGCATGCGGATCAACTTCTCCGGCCTGCTCTACGACGTCGCCGCGTATGAAGTGTCCGAAAAGGACTTCCGGGTCGACATGGCCGAGGTCGAACGCCTGGCGAAGGAACACCGGCCGAAGCTGATCATCGCCGGCTGGTCGGCCTACCCGCGTCAGCTCGACTTCGCCCGCTTCCGCGCGATCGCCGACGAGGTCGGCGCGTACCTGCTGGTCGACATGGCCCACTTCGCCGGCCTGGTCGCCACCGGCCTGCACCCGTCGCCGGTGCCGCACGCGCACGTCACGACGACCACCACGCACAAGACCCTCGGCGGCCCGCGCGGCGGCGTGATCCTGACGAACGACCCTGCCCTGGCCAAGAAGGTCAACTCCGCGGTGTTCCCCGGCCAGCAGGGCGGCCCGCTGGAACACGTCATCGCCGCCAAGGCCGTCGCGTTCAAGATGGCGTCCGAACCGGAGTTCGCCGAACGCCAGCAGCGGACCCTGCGCGGCGCGAAGCTCCTGGCTGAGCGGCTGGTGCGCGAGGACGACATCTCCGTGTTGACCGGCGGCACCGACGTCCACCTGGTGCTCGTCGACCTGCGCGACTCCGAGCTGGACGGCAAGCAGGCCGAGGACCGGCTGCACGACGTCGGCATCACGGTGAACCGCAACGCCGTCCCGTTCGACCCCCGCCCGCCGATGGTCACCTCCGGCCTGCGGATCGGCACGCCGGCCCTGGCCACCCGCGGGTTCGGCGACGCCGAGTTCCGCGAAGCCGCCGACGTCATCGCCGAAGCGTTGAGGCCCGGCTTCGACGCCGTGAAGCTGCGCACCCGCGTCACCGCCCTCGCCGAGGCTTTCCCGCTTTACCCGAAGGAGGAGGTCCGATGA
- a CDS encoding TetR/AcrR family transcriptional regulator produces MAKTEPGATRRRGPNDPERRARIAKAAIEVVAQRGIDGVTHRSVAAAAGVPLGSTTYHFATLDDLLEVALVEAAEKNVHALKEWEAALPADADFARALADLVMGYINEQYRDTVVEYDLYVAALHRPRLRKASAAWDEALTELYGLRTDPLTGRLLAGLFCGLLMQAALADPRPTREEIETLFRRAIHGPANP; encoded by the coding sequence ATGGCGAAGACCGAACCCGGCGCGACCCGGCGTCGTGGCCCGAACGATCCCGAGCGGCGGGCCCGGATCGCCAAGGCGGCGATCGAGGTGGTCGCCCAGCGGGGCATCGACGGGGTCACGCACCGTTCGGTCGCGGCGGCGGCGGGGGTGCCGCTGGGCTCGACGACCTACCACTTCGCGACCCTGGACGACCTCCTGGAGGTCGCGCTGGTCGAGGCGGCCGAGAAGAACGTCCACGCGCTGAAGGAGTGGGAGGCGGCCCTCCCGGCCGACGCCGACTTCGCCCGGGCGCTCGCCGACCTGGTCATGGGGTACATCAACGAGCAGTACCGGGACACGGTCGTCGAGTACGACCTGTACGTCGCCGCGCTGCACCGCCCCCGGCTCCGCAAGGCGAGCGCGGCCTGGGACGAAGCACTGACCGAGCTGTACGGCCTCCGCACGGACCCGCTCACCGGCCGCCTGCTGGCCGGCCTGTTCTGCGGCCTGCTGATGCAGGCGGCCCTGGCCGACCCCCGCCCGACCCGGGAAGAGATCGAAACCCTCTTCCGCCGCGCCATCCACGGCCCGGCCAACCCGTAA
- a CDS encoding 2Fe-2S iron-sulfur cluster-binding protein — protein sequence MTRLPDRGRVDRGAPLKFTFDGRELTGFRGDTLASALLANGIHQVTTSIKYGRPRGIVAAGVEDSNALVQIEAPFPEPMLSATTVELYDGLEARGLPGRGRLATGPDPARYDAKHVHCDVLVVGAGPAGLAAAAEAEGRVLLVDDQPDGEAPEGVRFLSRTTAFGIYDDGFVLALERRGEPAAPEKISRQRVWRIRAKRIVLATGAHERPIVFPDNDRPGIMLAGAARTYLNRYGVLAGQRVVVFTTNDSAYDAASELAEAGAEIVRIVDAREGHGVIGTDGDTHVTAAHVAKLGETQGERVPCDLLLVSGGWNPAVHLFSQARGKLRYAPELGAYVPDGDLPTVSVVGAAAGGGLPEAKILWQVPTPGSEVDTRFVDQQRDATVSDVLRATGAGLRSLEHIKRYTTIGTAHDQGKTSGLLAAGITAEALGVDLSTQRPTTFRPPYTPVSFAALAGRNRGDLHDPVRVTTIHPWHIEHGAEFENVGQWKRPWYYPRPGESMHDAVRRECRAARNDVAVMDGSTLGKIDVQGPDAGWFLDMLYTNMMSTLKVGRIRYGVMCGVDGMVIDDGTVIRVAEDRFLVTTTTGNAAMVLEWMEEWLQTEWPHLSVFATSVTEHWATIPLVGPRSREVLSHLAPDLDVSNEAFGFMTWQDAEVAGLQARVCRISFSGELAYEINVPSWHGIALWESIVDAGATPYGTETMHVLRAEKGYPIIGQDTDGTVTPQDLGMSWVVSKKKADFLGKRSFARAENTRPDRKHLVGLLPVDPSVLLPEGGQIIESDVVPEPPVRMLGHVTSSYDSAALGRTFALALVRSGRERIGETLYVPVGDQVVPVTVTESVLFDKEGARRDG from the coding sequence GTGACCCGACTGCCCGACCGCGGCCGCGTCGACCGCGGCGCCCCGCTCAAGTTCACCTTCGACGGCCGCGAGCTGACCGGCTTCCGCGGCGACACCCTCGCGTCGGCGTTGCTCGCCAACGGCATCCACCAGGTCACGACCAGCATCAAGTACGGACGGCCGCGCGGCATCGTCGCGGCCGGCGTCGAAGACTCGAACGCGCTGGTGCAGATCGAGGCGCCGTTCCCGGAGCCGATGCTGAGCGCGACCACCGTCGAGCTGTACGACGGTCTCGAAGCGCGCGGCCTCCCCGGGCGAGGTCGCCTGGCCACCGGGCCGGACCCGGCCCGGTACGACGCCAAGCACGTCCACTGCGACGTCCTGGTCGTCGGCGCCGGACCCGCCGGCCTCGCCGCGGCGGCCGAAGCCGAAGGCCGGGTGCTGCTGGTCGACGACCAGCCCGACGGCGAAGCTCCCGAGGGAGTCCGGTTCCTCTCGCGCACGACGGCGTTCGGGATCTACGACGACGGATTCGTGCTGGCCCTGGAACGCCGGGGCGAGCCCGCGGCCCCCGAAAAGATCTCGCGGCAACGGGTCTGGCGGATCCGGGCGAAGCGGATCGTCCTCGCGACCGGCGCGCACGAGCGGCCGATCGTGTTCCCGGACAACGACCGTCCCGGCATCATGCTCGCCGGCGCCGCCCGCACCTACCTGAACCGCTACGGAGTCCTGGCCGGGCAGCGGGTCGTCGTGTTCACCACCAACGACAGCGCGTACGACGCCGCCTCCGAACTGGCCGAGGCCGGGGCCGAGATCGTGCGGATCGTCGACGCCCGGGAGGGCCACGGCGTCATCGGCACCGACGGCGACACGCACGTCACCGCCGCCCACGTGGCAAAACTGGGCGAGACGCAGGGGGAGCGGGTGCCGTGCGACCTGCTGCTCGTGTCCGGCGGCTGGAACCCGGCGGTGCACCTGTTCAGCCAGGCCCGCGGCAAGCTCCGGTACGCGCCGGAACTGGGCGCGTACGTCCCGGATGGCGACCTGCCGACGGTGAGCGTCGTCGGGGCCGCCGCGGGCGGAGGCCTGCCGGAAGCGAAGATCCTTTGGCAGGTGCCCACACCGGGGTCCGAAGTGGACACCCGGTTCGTCGACCAGCAGCGCGACGCGACCGTGTCCGACGTCCTGCGCGCCACCGGCGCCGGACTGCGCTCGCTGGAGCACATCAAGCGCTACACGACCATCGGTACCGCCCACGACCAGGGCAAGACGTCCGGCCTGCTCGCCGCGGGCATCACTGCGGAGGCGCTCGGTGTCGACCTGTCGACGCAGCGCCCGACGACGTTCCGGCCGCCGTACACGCCGGTTTCGTTCGCCGCGCTGGCCGGACGGAACCGCGGCGACCTGCACGATCCCGTGCGCGTCACCACGATCCACCCGTGGCACATCGAGCACGGCGCCGAGTTCGAGAACGTCGGCCAGTGGAAGCGGCCGTGGTACTACCCGCGACCCGGCGAGTCGATGCACGACGCCGTCCGGCGGGAGTGCCGCGCGGCCCGGAACGACGTCGCCGTGATGGACGGATCCACGCTCGGCAAGATCGACGTCCAGGGCCCGGACGCCGGCTGGTTCCTCGACATGCTCTACACGAACATGATGAGCACCCTGAAAGTCGGCCGGATCCGCTATGGCGTCATGTGCGGCGTCGACGGCATGGTGATCGACGACGGCACGGTCATCCGCGTCGCCGAAGACCGGTTCCTGGTCACCACCACGACCGGCAACGCGGCGATGGTCCTCGAGTGGATGGAGGAGTGGCTGCAGACGGAGTGGCCGCACCTGAGCGTCTTCGCGACGTCGGTCACCGAGCACTGGGCCACGATCCCGCTGGTCGGGCCGCGTTCGCGCGAAGTGCTCAGCCACTTGGCGCCGGACCTCGACGTGTCCAACGAAGCCTTCGGGTTCATGACCTGGCAGGACGCCGAGGTCGCTGGCCTCCAGGCGCGGGTCTGCCGGATCAGCTTCTCCGGCGAACTGGCCTACGAGATCAACGTCCCCTCGTGGCACGGGATCGCGCTGTGGGAGTCCATAGTGGACGCCGGTGCCACGCCGTACGGCACCGAAACCATGCACGTCCTGCGCGCCGAGAAGGGCTACCCGATCATCGGCCAGGACACCGACGGCACGGTGACCCCGCAGGACCTCGGGATGTCCTGGGTGGTGTCGAAGAAGAAGGCCGACTTCCTCGGCAAACGCTCCTTCGCCCGCGCCGAGAACACCCGGCCCGACCGCAAGCACCTGGTCGGACTGCTGCCGGTCGACCCCTCGGTGCTGCTGCCCGAAGGCGGGCAGATCATCGAGTCCGACGTCGTGCCCGAACCGCCGGTGCGGATGCTCGGCCACGTCACCTCCAGCTACGACAGCGCCGCGCTCGGCCGGACGTTCGCGCTGGCCCTGGTGCGCTCCGGACGCGAGCGCATCGGGGAAACGCTGTACGTCCCCGTCGGCGACCAGGTGGTGCCGGTGACCGTGACCGAGTCCGTGCTCTTCGACAAGGAAGGAGCCCGCCGTGACGGTTGA
- a CDS encoding sarcosine oxidase subunit gamma, protein MTVDAVEEPFRSQLTVRLRDGHALLGVDLPGPCTFTSGHGVDILWMGPDEYLVLAEPGRQVELETRLRDEGALAVVDVSAQRNAVRLTGEHARDVLAHGCSIDLDPSVSPPGTCVQTLFARTGIVLMVREEGFTILVRQSFSNYFTAWLADASPEYAR, encoded by the coding sequence GTGACGGTTGACGCGGTCGAAGAACCGTTCCGCAGCCAGCTCACCGTGCGCCTCCGCGACGGGCACGCCCTGCTCGGCGTCGACCTGCCGGGGCCGTGCACGTTCACCAGCGGCCACGGTGTGGACATCCTGTGGATGGGTCCGGACGAGTACCTCGTGCTCGCCGAACCCGGCCGCCAGGTCGAGCTGGAAACCAGGCTGCGTGACGAGGGCGCGTTGGCGGTGGTCGATGTCTCGGCGCAGCGCAACGCCGTGCGGCTCACCGGGGAGCACGCGCGGGACGTCCTGGCCCACGGGTGCTCGATCGACCTCGACCCGTCGGTGTCGCCGCCCGGCACGTGCGTGCAGACGCTGTTCGCGCGCACCGGGATCGTGCTCATGGTCCGGGAAGAGGGCTTCACGATCCTCGTCCGCCAGTCGTTCTCGAACTACTTCACGGCCTGGCTGGCCGACGCGAGTCCGGAGTACGCCCGATGA